A genomic region of Torulaspora delbrueckii CBS 1146 chromosome 7, complete genome contains the following coding sequences:
- the MIY2 gene encoding ubiquitinyl hydrolase 1 (similar to Saccharomyces cerevisiae YGL082W and YPL191C; ancestral locus Anc_6.195) yields MDIEFATRTIQINGSQHKILLQNNNGPCALLALANVLLLAPRQASVAQELIYLVRRSDTVYLQDLIQVLANIGIQDQNGADSDVTQLLQLLPRLHAGMNINPKFNGSFGDGVEMSIFRLYNVDIVHGWIIDSSSDPVAYEHVSKYSYEEAQRVLVESYEIKQKTLSTSNADQILEDANYIKSFFARSATQLTEYGLRHLREVLVEKSFAILFRNDHFSAIYKNNDELFTLVTDLGFKSRTDVVWQALKSVNGSQDTFYTGNFIPTSLERTATTATANPAESFASNPFSDQNEARGPASNSLQGFQQLENDEELARRLQEEEDREAVSRMQRSHERRTKHSDGKEKKNRSKNEKKGSKKEKLKKCIIM; encoded by the coding sequence ATGGATATAGAGTTTGCCACAAGGACTATTCAAATTAATGGATCACAGCATAAAATATTGTTGCAAAATAATAATGGTCCGTGCGCACTATTGGCCCTTGCCAATGTTCTTCTGCTCGCACCACGTCAGGCCAGTGTAGCGCAGGAACTGATTTATTTAGTGAGAAGAAGCGATACAGTTTACTTGCAGGATCTGATACAGGTGTTGGCAAACATTGGGATTCAGGATCAGAATGGCGCTGATAGCGACGTGACTCAGCTTTTACAACTTTTGCCTCGATTGCACGCTGGTATGAACATCAATCCCAAGTTCAATGGGTCATTTGGGGATGGAGTGGAGATGTCAATTTTCCGACTCTATAACGTCGACATAGTACACGGATGGATAATCGATAGCTCCAGCGATCCTGTCGCATACGAACACGTCTCCAAATATTCTTATGAGGAGGCTCAGAGGGTTCTCGTTGAGTCCTATGaaatcaagcaaaagaCTTTATCCACGAGTAATGCCGATCAAATCCTTGAGGATGCCAATTATATCAAATCCTTTTTTGCTAGGTCCGCGACCCAACTAACGGAGTATGGTCTTAGACATTTGCGCGAAGTTCTAGTCGAGAAATCATTTGCCATTCTTTTCAGAAATGACCATTTCTCTGCcatttacaagaacaacGATGAGTTGTTCACCTTGGTGACTGATTTGGGTTTCAAGAGCCGTACCGATGTTGTTTGGCAAGCATTAAAATCTGTGAATGGCTCCCAGGATACTTTTTACACTGGTAATTTCATACCAACAAGTCTTGAGAGAACGGCAACAACGGCAACAGCCAACCCAGCTGAATCATTTGCCTCGAATCCCTTCAGCGATCAAAATGAGGCTCGTGGTCCAGCATCAAACTCACTCCAGGGCTTTCAGCAActtgaaaatgatgaagagctagCAAGAAGGCTacaggaggaagaggataGAGAAGCTGTCAGCCGTATGCAAAGGTCTCACGAACGTAGAACCAAACATTCTGATGggaaggaaaagaaaaacCGCTCCAAAAATGAGAAAAAGGGCAGCAAGAAGGAGAAGCTCAAGAAATGTATTATTATGTAA
- the NAB3 gene encoding Nab3p (similar to Saccharomyces cerevisiae NAB3 (YPL190C); ancestral locus Anc_6.193), with protein MSDTEKAEPVNSVDPSEAEDDRTADAEGPLSNDEEQEPKEAADESEDHEDVSVDQNGSGDVNVNEENENEPEQDKEQQEANEEEVSNDADESEEEEEQEEEENDDDDEEQSSQDEDKEEADQNAQAQSEDSENSSTSEELKTTSSDPSSKDENVQHDLLQRQAQYIMDSNMLNVPEFQEATSENKITALVNMLNSNPETAMPMPVEVQAHGQPQAAPQQAYENPSSGSSRPDLDGPMSPIERERYAQYLHGENKITEMHDIPPKSRLFIGNLPLKNVSKEDLFRIFSPYGHILQINIKNAFGFIQYNNPQSVRNAIQSESQEQNFGKKLILEISSSNARPQYDHGDHGTNSSSTFISSSKRPFQHEENDAADMYNDNQGYKKSKRRVPACVIYVKRTADRNYANEVFNHFRRGTELDTDMIFLKPRMELRRMINEVAHDGAWGVILVNKTRNVDIQTFYKGPQGETKFDEYVSISADDAVAIFNNLKPSRGSAGAMPIGAANPYAQPPAAMPQQAPSQGYYGGYGMPPMQQQAPPPPQQPFVQQGYGMPMSNQGYAAPPPAPMAQPYGRYQGSTPTMEPALNQPQLSSLLGGNGGGQMNQQQLLAAIQNLPPNVVSNLLSMAQQQQQQQQPQTQQQLLGLLQSMQGQQPPQQQQPAVYPPMGQPGPSMNDNYGQHSSMGSVPAQHQHASPPPPLPQQQQQQQRQQTSPGNNVQSLLDSLAKLQK; from the coding sequence ATGTCTGACACCGAGAAAGCAGAGCCTGTGAATTCAGTTGATCCCTCTGAGGCGGAAGATGATAGGACAGCGGATGCCGAAGGTCCCTTATCGAATGACGAGGAGCAAGAGCCAAAAGAGGCCGCAGATGAGTCTGAAGATCATGAGGATGTATCTGTGGATCAGAATGGGTCTGGGGATGTGAATGTGAATGAAGAGAATGAGAATGAGCCGGAACAGGACAAGGAACAGCAAGAAGCAAACGAGGAAGAGGTAAGTAACGATGCGGATGaatctgaggaagaagaagaacaggaagaggaagaaaatgacgatgacgatgaagagcaGAGCTCCCAAGATGAGGATAAAGAGGAAGCCGATCAAAACGCTCAGGCTCAATCAGAGGATTCAGAAAACTCATCTACTTCTGAAGAGCTGAAGACTACATCCTCGGATCCATCGTCAAAGGATGAGAATGTACAACATGACCTTTTGCAAAGGCAAGCTCAATATATCATGGACAGTAACATGTTGAATGTTccagaatttcaagaggcCACATCTGAGAACAAAATTACTGCACTTGTCAATATGCTAAATTCTAATCCAGAGACCGCTATGCCTATGCCTGTTGAGGTTCAAGCTCATGGCCAGCCACAGGCTGCGCCACAGCAAGCTTACGAAAATCCATCTAGTGGATCGTCAAGACCTGACTTAGACGGACCAATGAGTCCTATTGAACGTGAACGTTATGCGCAATACTTGCATGGCGAAAATAAGATCACTGAAATGCACGATATCCCTCCAAAATCAAGACTTTTTATCGGAAATTTACCTTTAAAGAACGTTTCCAAAGAAGACTTGTTTAGAATTTTCTCACCTTACGGCcacattttgcaaatcaatatcaagaaCGCGTTTGGTTTCATACAATATAACAATCCTCAAAGCGTTAGAAACGCAATTCAAAGTGAATCACAGGAACAAAATTTTGGCAAGAAGCTGATTTTGGAAATCTCTAGTTCCAATGCTAGGCCACAGTATGATCATGGTGATCATGGTACAAATAGCAGTTCTAcattcatctcatcttctaAACGTCCTTTCCAGCACGAAGAGAATGATGCTGCAGACATGTACAACGATAATCAAGGTTACAAGAAATCTAAGAGACGAGTACCAGCCTGTGTCATCTATGTTAAGAGAACTGCTGATAGGAACTACGCTAACGAAGTTTTTAACCATTTCAGACGTGGCACTGAACTGGACACAGATATGattttcttgaagccaCGCATGGAGCTAAGAAGGATGATTAACGAAGTGGCCCATGACGGAGCTTGGGGTGTTATATTAGTCAACAAGACACGCAACGTTGATATCCAGACCTTTTATAAGGGGCCACAAGGCGAGACGAAATTTGACGAGTATGTGAGTATTTCAGCAGATGATGCAGTGGcaattttcaataatttgaaaCCTTCCAGGGGATCTGCAGGTGCAATGCCAATAGGAGCAGCTAATCCGTATGCGCAACCCCCAGCAGCCATGCCGCAACAGGCACCATCTCAGGGCTACTACGGTGGCTATGGTATGCCTCCCATGCAACAGCAGGCTCCACCTCCACCCCAACAACCATTTGTGCAACAGGGCTATGGTATGCCAATGTCCAATCAAGGGTATGCTGCTCCTCCACCCGCCCCAATGGCGCAACCTTATGGTCGTTACCAGGGTTCTACACCTACAATGGAACCAGCACTAAACCAACCTCAACTGTCTTCTTTGCTTGGAGGTAACGGCGGCGGTCAAATGaaccaacaacaactctTAGCTGCTATTCAGAACTTGCCTCCAAATGTTGTTTCTAATTTGTTATCCATGgcacaacaacagcaacagcaacagcagccGCAAACTCAACAGCAATTACTAGGTCTCCTGCAGTCTATGCAAGGTCAACAGCCTccacagcagcagcagcctGCTGTCTACCCACCAATGGGTCAGCCTGGGCCATCTATGAATGATAACTACGGGCAGCACTCGTCGATGGGCTCTGTACCGGCTCAGCACCAGCACGCTTCACCACCTCCACCACTCCctcagcagcagcagcagcagcaacgACAACAAACATCACCAGGTAACAAtgttcaaagtcttctGGACAGTCTGGCTAAACTACAGAAATGA